The genomic interval AGATTCTGTCTTGGTTGCCATATCTTGCAAATTGGGCGATCGCAACAGTTCCAACACTTTCGTTTGTAGCAGCTCTGGCGTGAGGTCTGCTTGGCGACACACTTGGGCCGCTCCTGCCGCTGCAAAAATGGCCGCGTTATGTGCTTGGTGGTCTTCGGCAGCAAAGGGATAGGGAATCAAAATCGAGGGGGTGCCTGTGATGGCTAGTTCCGTCAGCGAACCCGCTCCAGCTCGGCTAATTGCCAGGGTAGCCCGCTGAAACAATCCAGCCATGTTGTCATAAAAGGGCAAGGCGAAATAGTGTGGATGCTGCAAGCTTTGAGCCTCTGGATCGCTGTCACCTGTAAGGTGGACAATCCAAGCACCTGCCTCTAGCCAAGCGGGGGCACATTGCCGCACCAGCCGATTCACTGCAACTGCACCCTGGCTACCACCCACTACCACAATTAATGGAACATCGGTTGGAATAGACATCTCTAGCGGCTGATCTGCTGTGGCTCGGAACTGCGATCGCACTGGAGTTCCGACATAGACATTGTGGGCTTTGGGCAAATATTGTGCTGCGCTTTCAAATCCGAGGGCAACTGCCGTACACCAAGGGCTAAACCAGCGGGTGACTTTTCCTGGCAAAGCATTGGACTCGTGCAAAATCACGGGTAATCCCAGCGATCGCGCGGCAATAATGCTGGGGCCCGCAATATAGCCGCCTGTTGTGAGCACGCCTTGAAAATTGCCTTGCTTGAGTAAGCGCCGCACTTGACCAATTGAGCTAATGAGACGGAAGAGAACTTTTAGCGTTCCCAGCCCTAGCCGTTGTTGAAAGCCTTCAACTGGAATGGTTCGCAACGGATACTGAGCCGGAACCAGTTGGGTTTCGAGCCGATTCGGTACGCCTAACCACTCGATTTTGTAGTCGGGAAGTTGCTCAGCTACCGCGATCGCCGGGAACAAGTGACCACCAGTGCCACTCGCAGCAATCAGTAATCGAAGGGGAGGTTTTTCCACAGGACTATTCATGGGCCACAGTTCAACTACTAGGCGATCGCTTAGGGTACTCTACAATGCAGAAAGCAGTAAGAGGCTGCAACTGTAGATCAAACCGTTCACATCGCTCACTTCACATCCAAAACACTGATCGTCGCTATTCAACTATCCAGGCTATCACTTATGCACAACTCGCTCACGGCTCTGTACCGCATTCTCCTACTTAGCTCTCGCGGCATCCGGGTAAAAGCAGGGACTTGGTCGCTCCTAGGGTTGCTGGCGCTAGGGTTGACTGTTGTAGTGGCAGGGGGAGTCAGGCCCGTAGCAGTGAATGCCCAATCTACGCCCGTGGCACAAGCGACCACAACCCCAGCGGCACCAGCACCCTTGAAGAATTTGCTGGCTCAAATCGATGCAGCAGCGAATAGCCAAAATCTTCGGGAAGTGATGAAGTTTTATGGCCCGAACTTCAGCCACTCTGATGGTTTAACGCGCCAAGGGGTAGAGAAAGCGTTAGCTACGTTGTGGAAGCAGTATCCTCAACTCAACTACCGCACTGAATTGAAGTCTTGGAAGGCGGAAGGGAAAGGGTTTACAGCGGAAACTGTTACTTATATCAGCGGTGTGCAGCAGTTGGGTGAACGTAATTTGGTTTTGAATACGACGTTGCGATCGCGGCAACGATTGGAAAACCAAAAAATTGTGCGGCAAGAAATCCTAGCTGAAGAGACGCAGCTGACGACGGGAGAAGCGCCACCCCGCGTCGAAATTACGTTGCCAGAACAAGTGCGTCCGAACCAGGAATACAGCTTCGATGCGATCGTGCGCGAACCTCTAGGAGATAGCCTCCTGCTAGGAGCAGCGGTAGAAGAACCGATCAAGCCGAACAATTATCTCAACCCTGCTAGCTTCAATTTGGAGCTGCTATCGGCGGGAGGTATTTACAAAGTAGGTCGTGCGCCTGCTAGACCAGAAGATCGTTGGATCTCAGCGGTTTTGGTCAGAGAAGATGGCATGACGATTGTGACGCAACGGTTGCGGGTGGTGGGTCAGCCTGTTGCGGCTCAACCTCCCAAGCCTTCACGCTAAGCTGAATCTGGTGTGAACCAACCAGCTGCAATTGGGGTGTGCCTGTGGTGACGATTAAAGACCAAGTGGTTTTGATTACGGGGGCTAGTAGCGGCATTGGGGCTGCTTGTGCCAGAGTCTTTGCTGAGGCACGCACGAAGCTTGTGTTAGCGGCTCGTCGGCGCGATCGCCTGGAACAGTTGGCCGATGAGCTACATCAAGAGTTTGCCAGCGAAATTCATCTATTGCAGTTGGATGTGCGCGATCGCCCCCAAGTGGAAGCTGCCCTTCAATCGTTACCCGAACCTTGGGGCAATATTGATATTTTGGTCAACAATGCGGGCTTGAGTCGTGGCTTGGACAAGCTGTATGAAGGTGATGTGCAAGATTGGGAGGAGATGATCGATACCAATATCAAGGGATTGCTATACGTCACTCGCTCTGTGGTGCCTGGAATGGTAGCTAGGGGCCGAGGGCATGTGATTAATATTGGTTCGATCGCAGGACATCAGACTTATCCCAATGGCAATGTTTACTGTGGGACGAAAGCGGCGGTGAGGGCGATTTCGGAGGGGTTGAAGCAGGATTTGTTGGGTACGCATGTGCGGGTGAGTTCTGTTGATCCTGGGTTGGTAGAGACAGAATTTAGTCAGGTGCGGTTTCATGGAGATACGGAACGGGCGGGTAAGGTGTATCAGGGGTTGATGCCGCTTACGCCTGAGGATGTGGCGGATGTGGTGTTGTTTTGTGCGACTCGTCCGGCGCATGTAAATCTGAGTGAGGTTTTGTTGTTGCCGACGGATCAGTCGGGGCCGACTTTGGTACATCGACGGAGTTAAAAACCAAGACTTGAGGGCACCTGCCCTCAAACTCCCGCTGAGGGACGGTTGCGTCCCCCAGACCCCCTCCAAACGAATCTGCCTGTAGGCGTTTCGATATCTGGCATTGTTACTTCTTTACGCCTCACTCCTCTCCTTTTACTCCTCACTCTCTGGCTTCTGATTTCTGGCTCCTAGCTCCCTTTTCATCCCTCATCCCTCCTCCTTCATCCTTCCTTTTGTGACTGAGAATCTGCTGGAACTGGCTAAACAAGGGAATCCTGATGCGATCGCGGCTCTAATGAATCGTGCTTTGCAACCTCAGGGGATGACAGCGACGGTGGGGGTGATAGGCGATCGCTTGCAGGTGGTTTTGGTGTCGGAGAGGTTGCCGAATCAAGCAGCAGCGGTGGATTATGTGCGCCGGGGACTATTGGCGTTGGGGGTGTTGGGTATCTCGCGGGTGGAGGTTTGTGGTCAGCAGGCTAATCAGGAGGTGCCTGGTTGGAGGGAGGAGTTTGCGATCGCGGATCAAGCTGCTGTTCCTGCTTCTAGGCCAGTAACGGCTATCCCTGCGGCTCAGGTTGTTTCCAGTTCGGTTTCTGTGAATCAAGCTAGTTCTGGTCAGAAGCAAAAGATGGGAACGGCAAGTGCGACTGGGGCGATCGCGGGTAAGGATGCTTGGTTGGCGGCGAATTTATCTTTGCTGTTTCCGGGGTTGGGCCAGATTTATGTGGGGCAGTTGGTGCGGGGGGTGCTGTTTGTGGGGATGGCGATCGCGCTGATCTGGTTGACTTTTTGGTCGATTTTGAGTCCGGTGGGCAATACGGTGATTGGCTTGGGTTGCATCCTGCCCGTTGTCTTTCTCTACATCGTGGATTTGTTTGAGGCGTACCGAGGTGTGACGGGAGGTAGCATTCTGGAGATTCGTAGGCAGGATGCGAGTCAAAAAGAGAGTTGGTTGGCTGTTTTTTTGTCGCAACTTTTGCCTGGACTGGGGCAGGTTTATCTTCAGCAAAATCTTCTCGGTGCTGGCTTGATGTTAGGGATGGCGATCGCGGCGAGTGGCTTGGTTGGCCTGAAGATTCATGTTTGGCTGCCTGCCCTCATTGCAGGTTTTGCCTGTTATCACGCCTTTAGTCATGCACCGAGAAAACCAGCGGTTCGAGCGGGATACGTTCTGGTTTTAGTGGTTGCTAGTGTTGTGGCAATTCGGTTGCTGATGGGGGGAGTGCCTGCTTTTCTGGGACAACGAATTGAGCGGTTTGTCATTCCTAGTAGCTCAATGGAGCCAACGCTACAAATTAAAGATCGAATTTTTGTTTCAAAATCTTTGAGATATGTGCCCAGAGATGGCGATCTAATTGTTTTTCATCCTTTACAAAGAAGCTCATCCGATGGGCCGATTAGAGATAGGTTTTTTGTTAAGCGAGTGGTT from Trichocoleus desertorum ATA4-8-CV12 carries:
- the lepB gene encoding signal peptidase I; protein product: MTENLLELAKQGNPDAIAALMNRALQPQGMTATVGVIGDRLQVVLVSERLPNQAAAVDYVRRGLLALGVLGISRVEVCGQQANQEVPGWREEFAIADQAAVPASRPVTAIPAAQVVSSSVSVNQASSGQKQKMGTASATGAIAGKDAWLAANLSLLFPGLGQIYVGQLVRGVLFVGMAIALIWLTFWSILSPVGNTVIGLGCILPVVFLYIVDLFEAYRGVTGGSILEIRRQDASQKESWLAVFLSQLLPGLGQVYLQQNLLGAGLMLGMAIAASGLVGLKIHVWLPALIAGFACYHAFSHAPRKPAVRAGYVLVLVVASVVAIRLLMGGVPAFLGQRIERFVIPSSSMEPTLQIKDRIFVSKSLRYVPRDGDLIVFHPLQRSSSDGPIRDRFFVKRVVGTPGETIQVKNGLVYRNDQPLRENYIAEPPAYEWGPEVVPNDAYLVLGDNRNDSFDSHVWGFLPDKNIVGRAYKIYWPPARIRSLDQKQRL
- the murG gene encoding undecaprenyldiphospho-muramoylpentapeptide beta-N-acetylglucosaminyltransferase; this encodes MNSPVEKPPLRLLIAASGTGGHLFPAIAVAEQLPDYKIEWLGVPNRLETQLVPAQYPLRTIPVEGFQQRLGLGTLKVLFRLISSIGQVRRLLKQGNFQGVLTTGGYIAGPSIIAARSLGLPVILHESNALPGKVTRWFSPWCTAVALGFESAAQYLPKAHNVYVGTPVRSQFRATADQPLEMSIPTDVPLIVVVGGSQGAVAVNRLVRQCAPAWLEAGAWIVHLTGDSDPEAQSLQHPHYFALPFYDNMAGLFQRATLAISRAGAGSLTELAITGTPSILIPYPFAAEDHQAHNAAIFAAAGAAQVCRQADLTPELLQTKVLELLRSPNLQDMATKTESLVVADSAEQLATLVRQLVEQKRQ
- a CDS encoding SDR family oxidoreductase; its protein translation is MVTIKDQVVLITGASSGIGAACARVFAEARTKLVLAARRRDRLEQLADELHQEFASEIHLLQLDVRDRPQVEAALQSLPEPWGNIDILVNNAGLSRGLDKLYEGDVQDWEEMIDTNIKGLLYVTRSVVPGMVARGRGHVINIGSIAGHQTYPNGNVYCGTKAAVRAISEGLKQDLLGTHVRVSSVDPGLVETEFSQVRFHGDTERAGKVYQGLMPLTPEDVADVVLFCATRPAHVNLSEVLLLPTDQSGPTLVHRRS
- a CDS encoding nuclear transport factor 2 family protein, producing the protein MRVKAGTWSLLGLLALGLTVVVAGGVRPVAVNAQSTPVAQATTTPAAPAPLKNLLAQIDAAANSQNLREVMKFYGPNFSHSDGLTRQGVEKALATLWKQYPQLNYRTELKSWKAEGKGFTAETVTYISGVQQLGERNLVLNTTLRSRQRLENQKIVRQEILAEETQLTTGEAPPRVEITLPEQVRPNQEYSFDAIVREPLGDSLLLGAAVEEPIKPNNYLNPASFNLELLSAGGIYKVGRAPARPEDRWISAVLVREDGMTIVTQRLRVVGQPVAAQPPKPSR